The genomic interval CTTCAAATCTGTCATTACAAAATAATGACCTTTGTGTTTTTTCGCTCTCGTAGTACCTGAAAAGCTTAATTTCCCAATAAAAAAACGCTTGTTATCCTTAACGATAAAGATCGTGTCCAAATTGAAAGTCACTCCATTTTTTAGTGGTATTAATTCCTTTTCAAACTCAAAAAAACATCCGTTTTCCGTCGTTCTTTTGAATACATCTTTTACTTCACCAGTTTTACTAACTGAAATTATTTTCTTTTTAAAAACACCATAAACAATAGAATTGTCTTTTTTTACAGAAATAGAAATATTGGTGTTTTTTCCTAAAGGAAGCGCCTTCTTAAGTAACTGATTATACTTATACACTTGCATTTCCCCATCCTTAAACACACTTAACAAACCATTATAACCCACAAACCAAACTCCACCATTTGGATCCTCAACGACTCTAAAATTCACATTATCAGACAATCCATTTTCAATCGTGTACTTATGAAATTCAAAGCCATCATAGCGAATAACTCCTCTGTCAGTTAAAATCCATAATAAACCTGACTTATCCTGATATACTTGATAGCTTTCGGAGCTAGGTAATCCATTTTTAATTCCAAAGTGATGGTAATTGTACTCCCAAGAAATACGATTCGTCTGCGAAAATGCTCGTGTTGCAATTCCTACAAAAAATAATCCAAATAATATATACTTGATCAAATTGAGTTTGTATGAGATGTATTCGAAAAACAAATGTAACAGAATCTAAGTCAATTTTTAGTTAAAAAAAACTAGTTAAGACCTTTAATAGTTAACTTTGTTAACTAGTTTAATAAAATGACAACACAAGAATGGCCTTTAGGTCGATTTTTTAGTTTCCTAACGAAACAATATATCGGAAAATTAGCGATTCAGATGGAAAAAACTCCTGTTGAGCGGTATTATTTCCCTTTGTATCTGATTGGAAAAAAGAATGGAATAATTAGTCAACAAGAATTAGCTAATCAATTATTAATGGATAAAGTTTCGTTGGTTCGTATACTGGATGCTCTCGAATCTGATGGTTTCATTGAGCGCAAAACAAATCCAAACGACCGAAGACAACATTTACTTAACATTACTTCTCAAGCAGAGCCTTGGATTGGAGAAATTGAGAAAGGAATCAAAGAAACAAACGAATATTTTTTCAGCCTTCTAGACCCTAGTTTACATGCCACCTTTGAGCTAATACTTACTGAACTTATTACAAAGACACAAGAAATACCAGCAGATCAATTCGAATTTTTCTATCCCAAAAAGTTAAACTCATGATATTAAAGCTTATCCCATTTTTTACGCTCATTGTTCTACTAACGGCTTGTGGAGAAGAAAAAGAAGATTTAAAGGCTCAAAAAGCCCCAATCGTAACTGTTGATGTGGTTCAAATTAAAGCTGGTGAAGTTATTCGATCTATCGCAATTCCTGGCTCCGTTATTCCGAATGAACAAGTGGATGTCTATTCTGAAGTTGCAGGGCGGATTCAACGTATTTCTTTTAAGGAAGGTCAAAATGTAAGCAAGGGTTCTGTCATCATCCAAGTAGATTCCGATATTTTAAAAGCGCAAAAAGCCCAATTAATGGTTACACTAGATTTAGCTGAAAAAGATCAAAAACGAAAAGAACTTTTGTATCAATCTAAGGGAATTAGTTTGCAAGAATATGAAATTGCAGAATCTGCACTCGCAAATACAAAAGCTCAATTGGATTTATTGAACGTTCAAATTTCCAAAGCAACCATCCGTGCACCTTTCTCTGGAAAAATTGGTTTAAGATTCGTTAGCGAAGGAGCATTCATTTCAACAAATACACGTATCACCTCAATTGTTCAAGAAAATCCAGTGAAAATCGAATTTTCTGTTCCTGAAAAATATACGCGAAATGTCAAAACAGGACAACTCATTCAATTTCAATTAGATGGTGACTTAAAAACATACTCAGCCAAAGTGTATGCTTTTGAACCACGTATCAATGAAGGAACCAGAATGATGACCGTTCGTGCTTCTCTTCCAAATCCAGGAGGATTAATTCCTGGTTCTTTTGTTTCCATTAACTACGACATGGGGAAAGAAGAAAATGCATTCATGGTTCCGTCTGAAAGTATCATCCCAATTCTAAAAGGTCAGAAAATTTTTGTTGTTCGGAACGGCTTGATAGAAGAAATTCAAGTAGAAATTGGAATCAGAACACCAGACAAAGTTCAAATCCTTGGAGCATTAAACGAAGGAGATCAAGTACTCATATCTGGTCTGTTAGCTGTTCGAGCGGGAATGCCTGTAAAAACTAAACTCGCTACGAAATGAACATTGCATCCATCAGTATAAACAGACCAGTTTTAGCAAGTGTTCTATCCATCATTGTGGTGCTTTTCGGAGTAATTGGATTTATCTTTCTTGGTGTTCGGGAATTCCCCTCGGTGGATCCACCCATCATTACCGTTACGACCAATTACGTTGGAGCAAACCCAGATGTCATCGAATCACAAATAACAGAACCATTGGAAGAATCAATCAATGGAATCTCGGGAATACGGACTGTTACTTCAACCAGTTCTGACGGAAGAAGTAGTATTGTAGTAGAATTTGATTTGAGTGTAGACTTAGATAACGCCGCAAATGATGTGCGAGATAAGGTTTCCGCTGCTATCCGAAATCTTCCGCCAGACGCAGACCCTCCAGTCGTTGTGAAATCAGATGCCAATGCAGAAACAATCTTCTCCTTAACCGTTCAATCCGATAAAAAGACTTTGTTGGAACTAACCGATTTGGGAAACAATGTATTTAAAGAACGTTTGCAAACAATCAAGGGGGTTAGTGAAATCCGTATCTGGGGAGAGAAGAAGTTCTCCATGAAATTCAATCTGGATCCTGAAAGAATGGCAGGATTGGGTTTAACTGCTTTGGATGTGAAAAATGCCTTATTGAACCAAAACGTAGAATTACCTTCCGGAAGAATTGAGGGAAACACGGTCGAATTGACGATTCGCACCTTCGGTCGTTTAACTACGGAGGAAGAATTCAACAACCTAATTGTTGCAAAAAAAGGAACACAAATTGTTCGTTTAAAGGATGTTGGTCGTGCAAACCTTGCTCCTGAAAATGAACGCACTTTACTTCGAGGAAATCATGGAATTCCTATGATCGGTATTGCCATCAATCCACAGCCAGGAGCAAATTATATAGAGATTGTCGATGAGATTTACAAAAAAGTAGAACAAATCAAGAAAGAACTGCCTAAAGATGTGCATTTAGGCGTAGCTCTCGATTCCACTCAAAATATCCGAAAATCCATTTCAGAAGTAGAAGAAACAATCCTGATTGCCTTTGGATTGGTTGTAGTCATTATTTTCCTGTTCCTGCGTGACTGGAGAACCACCTTGATTCCAATCATTGCTATTCCGATTTCATTAATCGGAACCTTCTTTATCATGTACATTTCGAATTTCTCAATCAACTTACTTACTCTACTCGGAATCGTTCTAGCAACAGGACTAGTGGTCGATGATGCCATTGTTGTTATGGAAAATATCTATGCACGGGTTGAGCGTGGTGAAGATCCGAAAGAAGCTGCACACAAAGGTTCAAAAGAAATTCTATTCGCCATTATTTCCACAACTATAACACTTACAACGGTTTTCCTTCCGATCATTTTCTTAGATGGATTAACTGGTCGTTTATTCCGTGAATTCGGAGTTGTTGTTGCTGGATCAGTAATCATTTCTGCTTTTATTTCCTTGACTTTAACTCCAATGATGAGTGCCCGTTTGTTGAAGAAGAAGGAAAAACATTCTCGTTTCTACAAAATGACCGAAGTGTGGTTGGATAAACTCATGTCGGGATACAGGAATTCGCTCACTAAATTCATGAAACGTCCATGGATTGCATTTATCCTAATGGCATTTTGTATAGTCCTGATCATTTGGAACGGTTTAAGTTTAAAATCAGAATTAGCACCAATGGAAGACAAGGGGCGTTTCCAGATCAGGTCAAATGCACCAGAAGGAACTTCCTTCGAAAGGATGGACTTTCATCAACAGCAAATAATCGACCTCATCGATACCTTACCTGAAAAAACAAGCATTATCGCAGTAACTTCCCCAAGTTTCAACTCAGGTGCCGTTAATGCAGGGTTCGTTCGTGTGAACCTCCTTCCTGTAAAGGATCGAAAACGTTCGCAAGAAGAGATCGTCAATTTACTCAATAAACGTTTGGGAGAATTCAACTTTGCGCGTTCTTTTATTGTACAAGAACAAACAATTGGTGGAGGACGTCAGTCAGGACTGCCAGTTCAATACGTATTACAAGCTCCCAATTTTGAAACCATGAAGGAAACACTTCCAAAATTCTTGGAACAAGCAATCGCTGATCCTGTTTTCAAAATCGTGGATGTAGATTTGAAATTCAATAAACCCGAACTGCAGGTAGATATTGATCGCGACAAGGCTGAAAGTGTTGGAGTAAATGTCAATGACATTGCTTCTACGCTTCAATTATACTTCTCTGGTCAGCGTTACGGTTATTTCATTATGAATGGAAAACAGTACCAGGTGATTGGTCAAGCTATGAAAGAAAAACGGGATGATCCCTCAGATCTCAGCGCCATACAGGTGAGAAGTGAATCTGGAGAGTTGATCCCTTTGGACAACCTTGTAACAGTCCGCAACGAATCAAGTCCACCACAATTATTCCGATACAATCGCTATGTTTCAGCAACAGTACAGGCAGATGTGAATGCGGGTTTCACCGTTGGTGATGGAATTGATGCCATGGACAAAATTGCGGAACAAGTACTGCCCGAAAGTTTCTCTCACAGTTTGGCAGGAACCTCGAAGGAATTTGCCGAAAGCGGAAGTAGTATCATCTTCGCTGGTCTTCTTGCATTGGTATTGGTTTTCCTCGTCCTAGCAGCACAATTTGAGAGTTACCGCGATCCTTGGATCATACTATTTACCGTTCCTCTAGCACTGGCAGGAGCACTATTTTCCCTTTGGCTAACGGATCAAACATTAAACATCTTCTCAAAGATCGGAATTATTGTATTGATTGGTCTGGTTACCAAAAACGGAATCTTGATCGTTGAATTCGCGAATCAGCGACGGGAAGATGGTTTAAGTATCAAAGAAGCAATTATCGACGCTTGTGCACAGCGTTTCAGACCAATTTTAATGACCACCTTGGCAACCATTTTAGGTGCGCTTCCTATTGCATTGGCATTGGGAGATGCTGCAACCAGTAGAATTTCAATGGGAATTTCAATCGTGGGAGGACTAGCTTTTTCCTTAATTCTAACCTTATTTGTGATTCCTGGATTATACATTTATTTGACATCTAAAAAATCGAAATTAAAACCATGAAACAGTTTATTCTTCTATTTCTGATTCTTTCAAGTAGGGTTACTTTGTCTCAACAAATTTTAAGCTTTGAGGAAGTTATTAAACGGACTCTAGCAAATAATTTCGATGTATTGATTCAGCGCAACAATACAAAAGTTGCAGATAATTCAAACAACATAGGAACTGCTGGATACTTGCCAACAGTTGCTGTCAATGCCGATCAAAGTTGGACTTTCACCAATACAAGACAAGAATTTTTTTCCGGTCAAATCAATGAGAAAAACGGGGCTAGAAACAATGCGTTTACAGCAGCAGCACGCTTAAACTGGACATTATTTGATGGTTTTGCGATGTTTGCACGTGATAAAAGATTGCAATTATCGGAAGATTTAGCAACTGTAAATCTAACGGCTCAAATGGAAATGTCCATTTATCAAGCTTCTATTTTGTACTACAGTATTCAGTACTACAAACGAATGCAAACCGTTTATGAAGAAGCCATTCAATTATCAAAAGAACGCTTTGATTTGATTTCATTGAAATCGAAAAACGGTGCAGCAAATGATTTGGAATTATTGCAAGCAAAGTTGGACTTAAACACAGACTCTTCCAACTACTTGAATCATTTAAATCTAATCATCAAAACAAAAGCCGATTTAGCTTCAGTTATGGGTGATGCAGGAAATGTTCAATTTGATGTTGATGAAATAATTCCAGTCCTGCAACCTATAACCCAAAGTGCTGTTTTGGAAAGCGCTTTAGCTCAAAACACAAGTATCTTGATTCAAAAAAGTCAAATTGCCATTATTGATCAACAACGAAAAGAATTGAAAAGTCGGTATTATCCACAACTGTCATTTTATGCCCAATACACAACTGCAATATCACAAAGTGAAGTGGGTTTACTTTCATCCAATCGGAGTTTAGGTCCAGGCTTTGGGTTCACCTTAAACTGGACTATTTTGGATGGTTTATCGAATGTGACAGCCGTCAAAAATAACCAACTCCAGAAAGAGAATGCAGAATTGACTGTTCAAAAACAAGAACAAACCATCAAAACAGAAGTTGAGAAGGCATGGCAAGATTATGTATTTTCAGAACGGATGTTCCGCTTGGAAAATAGCTCAATAATAAACACTACAGAAATGTTTGAAATTGCTCAAAAATCCTTTGAAAATGGTTCTTTGACACAATTTGAACTACGAGAAATTCAGTTTTCGATTATTCAAGCAAAGAATAGACAATTATCAGCTGAATTCAATCTACGAACTGCAGCTTTAAATTTAGCTTTGTTTACTGGAAACTATAAGAACTTAATACCGTAGAGAAAGTTCACAAGAAGTTTAAAGGTGTATACCTTTTGAAGGCATAAAGAATTAAGTTACAAAAAATGATTTTGTAAATCACGAATCACATCTTCTTTCTTTTGGCGAGAAATGGGAACTTTCAATCCGTTTTTCATTTTGATATATCCTCCATCCTCTTTCAAATATTCATCTACAAATTTCATGTTCACTATAAACGATTTATGAGGTCGGATAAAATTGATGTTCGTGCGCAATTTATCATCAAAAAAACGGAGTGGTTTTGACACAATAATCTCTTTGGAATCATCTAAAAAAATTTTACAATAAGAGCTATCCGCTTCCATGCATACAATAGAATCTAATCTGACAAAACACATTCCATCAGCCGTCGGAATTGAAATCTTACGTTCACCATTACCATAAGACATCATTATTTGATCAGCACTCATTGAACGAAGATCTCTTACTTTATCTATTGCTTTGTTGACTGCTTCAACAAATAGTTCAGAATCTATCGGTTTCAATAAATAATCCATCGCATGATACCTGAATGCTTTTACAGCATATTGATCAAAGGCCGTGGTAAAAATAACTTCAGCAGCAAAAGCATCACTTTCGTCCAATACTTCAAAGCCACTTCCATCACCTAAATTAATATCAATGAAAATTAAATCCGCTTCAGTCGAATTAACTAACTCAACAGCAGATTTAAAGGAATCTGCCTCTCCAACAATTTGAAAACTTGGAAAATAACGCTCTAGATATTTAGAAATTACTCTTCTTGCATCAACTTCATCATCAATAATCAGTACCCTTTTGGTTTTCATCGTATGTGTAGTTATCTTATTCGTATTTCAAATGAAAACGACATTTTAGTATTTTTAGTCCCCAATACAGAAAATTTATTCTAATTATAGAGTTTAAGTCGGATTTACTCAGTAAAGATTGAAATTTTCAACGTTTTAAGAAGTTCAAAAATAGAAAAGGTTACAGGATTTTTCACATTTTATTTCATAAAAAACACAATCCTATATCTGAATTAAAAAAGTAACTTTAGCACCTCAAATTGAAGCATGGCTAAATTGTTCCTTTCTTTGGTAATTGCGGTTGGAGTTCTTATCACTTCCTCATTCGAATTCAATCGGTTACCTGAAAATGAAGTAAAAAAATACAAAACAGAATATGTTTTTGTACTAGTAATTGATGGCCCGCGTTTCACAGAAACATTTGGTGATTCTACTTACAAATACATTCCACATTTAGGAAATGACTTAAAAAAAGAAGGCGTTTTATTGAGTGATTTCAGAAATAATGGACCAACATTAACAATTTCTGGACATTCTGCTATCATAACTGGAAGATACCAAAGACTCTCAAATGGGGGAAAACAACTACCAAAATACCCTACCATGTTTCAATATTATCTGAAAGAGAAAGCCGTTCCACGTTCAGATGCATGGGTTATTTCCAGTAAAGGAAAATTGGAAGTTCTAGGAAATACCCGCTATAAAAAGTGGTGGAATGTGTACAAACCATACACCTATTGTGGACTCAATGGAAATGGAGCAGATTACACCAATGATCAAGAAACATTTGACAAAGTGAAAGAAGTTCTTTCTTCCGAAAAACCACCTCATTTGATGTTAATCAATTTACTTGCAGCTGATGCTTATGCTCATTCCAAAGAATGGGAAATGTACTTGAAATCGATTCAGAAATGTGATGATTATGCCTTTCAATTATGGAACTTCATCCAATCTAACGAAAAATTAAAAGACAAGACCGCACTCATCATTACCAATGATCATGGTCGCCATTTAGATGGTCATAAAGATGGATACATCAGTCATGGAGATGGATGTGAAGGCTGTAGACATATTAGCTTGCTAGCAATGGGTCCAGATTTCAAAAAGAATGTGGTCTCTAAAAACTGTTCAGAACAATTAGATATCAGTAAAACAATTTCTGAAATCCTGCATTTTCAAATGCCAACTGGAAAAGGAAGAGTTTTGACAGAATTATTCGACTAAAACAAAAAATCGCAATTATTATTCTCCATCCATAAAATACCAGCGACCTCCTATTTTTTCGAATTGGGAATCTTCCGTGTGCCTAGTTAGCACTCCAGTTTCATCTAAATAAGTCGCCACAAATTTCACCCGTTTTTCGGAAGAAGAAATGATTTCTAAACTAATCCAGGTGCTTTTAGATGCCCATTCCAAAATGGATTTCGGATTGTAGTATTTTCTATATTTGGGAGAAGTTGTTTCTAAGATATATGAAACATTCATAGTCACATAGGCAGAATATCTTGAACGCATTAATTCTTCTGCAGTCGAAGGAAAGTTCGTTCCTTGTAAAAAAGGTTCGCAGCAATTTTCAAATGGTTTATTGCTTCCACAATAACATAACTGAACGGATTCCAAACTCATGGTTTCTTTTTTCGAATAGCTTCTGTCATTTGCGACTTTGCATCATTGGGTTTGATGAAATTTTCCTTTGTATCAATCAAAGGCTCATAAGGATAATTTCCAAACAAGGTCGACAAGCGATTAATTCCAAATACTTTCTTCGTATAATGATTGGAAATAATAATCATACAAATTGTGTCTTTTCTGAGCGATGCATAACACCCCGTATTTCCATGCCACCAACCTGTATGAAAGAACAAGCTAGATTTCCCCTTATCCTCTCTCATTCTAAATCCTAGACCGTAATTACTTTTACCTTTTCGTTCGTAACTATACCCTCGAAATATTTCCTTTTTGATGGATGCGCTCAAAAAATCGTTTGAATAAGTTGCCTTGTCCAATTTCAATAAATCTCGAGCTGTTGTATACAGGTTTTTATCTCCATAAATTCCATCCAAATTCGTAAATGGTTCCAAGCGATTTCTTGAATCATACGAACGAGCTATGGTGTCCGAATTTTGCCTTCCATCGTTGATAAACGAATCAGTCATTCCAAGTGGTTCAAAAATGAATTCCTTGGCAATTTTCGGAAATTTCTTTTGCGTAACTCGTTCCGCTATAAGTGCCAACAAGGCATAATTGGTATTGCAATAGGAAAACTGGGAATTCGGAGGGAAATACAAAGGCATTTTGTATTGATTCAACAACTGAATGATTTTTTGATTCGTTAGATTTTTGGTTGCTGGCCAAATGGTATATGGAAAATACCCATAATATGGAATTCCGCTTCGGTGATTCAACAACATACGTACCGTAATTCCTTCATACATAATTTCAGGCAAATACGACCGAATGTCCTTATCTAAAACAACTTGATTGGAATCTACTAACTTACAAATAATCAAAGCCGTAACTACTTTGGAAATAGAAGCTACATGCAGCGGAGTATGCTTGTCCACTCGCTTGTTAAATTTTTCGTTTGCGAATCCTTTGTAACGTTCATAAACAATCTCTCCATTCTTAGCGATCAAAAACATCCCATTGAAGTCTTCTGCAATTCGATTCCGATAAAATGCACTGATACTATCGTAATAATGAGGGCTAAATGACTTCGGAACAGAATTGAATTTAGGAAATTGAAAGCTGTTTACAAGTACTTTAGCAGATACTTTCTCTGTTTTTTTGACTTTGGTTTGACAGCCTAAAACCAAAAAAAAGAACACTAAAAGAGTTGCAAAACGAGGAAATCCGAAAATCATGGCGCAAAGTTAAGAAAACTTCAACGAATCATTTCTTTCTTTAAAAATCAACACACCTATCTTAGTACATAATTAAAAGCAAAAAAATCCTTAATGTATCAAATACCATAAATTAAAATTGTTATTTATGATCTTTTCCTGATAGTTATTGGAACCTCAATGGTGTCAGTATTTTCAGAACGTGATAATTCATTAACTACTCTCTCTTTTGTTATCGGAGTCATTAAATCATATAAATCTCCTTTTCTTGATTCAAAATAGGTCAAAAATTCTTGATAATTTTGAAATTGATGTGTTGTCAATTTTCCATTTTGCTTAGATACAACTTTCCGAATTAATCTTAGATTAACATCTTTAAATTTCTGTTTTGCTGACAACTTATAACGTTCCGTAGGAAAAATTGACGATGTAAGAATATTATATACACTACTCCTTTGTGAATATGCTTTTTTTCTGCAAGAATCTAACTTATCTGTTTGCCCTACGTATCCAGTAAAATTTTCAGGATAATTCTCTAAATAATTCTTCATTACTAATGCACATTGGTATAATAAGTCTAATAGATTACTTCTATCCAATCTATATCCTATTGATTCACCCCTTAATTCATATTTTTTAGGAACTTTTTTTAAATGATGCGGATAGAATTTCACTAATGAAAATCCTTTATAATCATGTAATTCAATAATGAATTTTCGAGAAATGTTTTTATTACATTTTAAATTCAAACCATATCTTACAATCGAATTAACATCATCCGGAAGGTTCAAATTACTATGCATTATATTGATGTCCCTATTTTGCCGTCCTAGGAAGTAGTATTTTTCGTTAGTCAATGAATAATAGTATTTAAGCAAAAAAGAGGCATACGCCTCTTTTCTATAAAGTAGTTAATAATATTAGATTTTAAATTGCAAATCTCTTTGCATAATGTGGTAATGATTCACTATGAATCTCTGCTGGAGAAGCATTTTTCCAAGAAAAATCAGAAATTGGTTTATACAACTTATCTCTATAATTTTCAACCGAAGCTACAACTTCAATAACAGTACCAGAATTTTTGGATTTTGAATCCTTGCTTGCTCGTAAATGTCCCATTGCGTTCTAGTGTATTAGTATTACAATGCAATATTATGAATAAAATTTGATTACTCCATCAGATTTTGATTTCACTATTCTATTTTCAAAATATTGAATATTTATAAACCCCATAAAATCTCTCTATTCATAAATGATTCAGGACAAAAAGCAAAAATATTTTTCAAAAAATTTAACGTTTACTTAATTGACTTCTACTATAAATTAGAACTAAATAGAATGTGCCTATCTCTTTTTCATAATTAATGTTTCCTTGATTAATCATATCAAAGATACCATTTCATCTAAATTTTGTAATAACAAGGAATAGGTTCAAAGAAATCTATTTTGAGCCTATATTAATACGTATACTCAGCTGTCATTTTGCGAATCAATCCATCTTTTCCTTTGACTTGTAAAATAACCGTAAAAGAAACTGGCTTTCCTTTATTCGCAGATTTCGCTTTTGTCAATGCGTCTAGAACTTCTTGTGTGACTACTCCACCATTAATTGGACTCATCGGTTTTTCGATCAGCGGAGAATTCACTTGATAATTGACAACTTCAAAACCTGGATTTTCCAGAATTGAATTTTCATCATATCCAGCGCGTAAGTTCACTTTGTCCAACGTTACAACTGCCGAACCACTAGGATGCATTCCCCAGAAAATAGTCGGTGTTGGTAAATTTAAAACGCGAAACTGCCAAGTTCCAACCACATTTTTGTCTTTGAAATTTCGTGCAATTACAGTAATTGTTTTTTCAGATCCTGTTGGTTTTAAGATAAAACAAGAATCTGTTCTGTAAATTTGAGCTTGTGTACTTTCTAAATCTAGAAATGCTGTTTCTGACCCAGCGCCTATTTTTAATTTGTTGTCATACCCTCGATAAACCACATTGTATTCAGGAATAGATAGAACAATTTGAGAAAAACTCATAGAGCAAACGAAACACGCGACTATACTGATTATTAATTTCATAGAATAGATGTTAATTTTTTTACTTAAATGTAATCAAAATAATTATCTTGGATACTATGAACAGATCCAAAATATTAGTAGCTATCATTTTAAGTTCCATTCTTTTTTCTTGCGACGACCCCGCAGAAGAAAAACAAATCGTTGAACCGAAAGTTGAAGCACCAAGCCATGAAGAAAGGCCAGAAAAAGAGTCTAAACCGACAAAAAAAGTAGCGGAAACACACGTAAAATTATCCAACACCGAAGATAAACTCATTGATCAAATTTGGAAACTTCCCGAAGTGGTATCGTTATCCGAAAAAATAAAATTGGAATCAAAAGGAAAACGATCTTTAGTTGGTCGAATTTCCTCTACTCCTTCTGATGATCAAGAATATTACGGCGTTTCGGTTTCGGAAGACAATGGAGAAGCTTTAGCAACTTATTTTGAATTCCGGATTTATCCAGATAAATCCATTTATTATTACGATCCAATAAACGACGAAGAATTGTCATTAAAAGAATGGCGGGCTGAGAAAAAATAATCCAAGCCCGCCAAAATCGTAAATTTTAATTCT from Fluviicola taffensis DSM 16823 carries:
- a CDS encoding serine hydrolase domain-containing protein; amino-acid sequence: MIFGFPRFATLLVFFFLVLGCQTKVKKTEKVSAKVLVNSFQFPKFNSVPKSFSPHYYDSISAFYRNRIAEDFNGMFLIAKNGEIVYERYKGFANEKFNKRVDKHTPLHVASISKVVTALIICKLVDSNQVVLDKDIRSYLPEIMYEGITVRMLLNHRSGIPYYGYFPYTIWPATKNLTNQKIIQLLNQYKMPLYFPPNSQFSYCNTNYALLALIAERVTQKKFPKIAKEFIFEPLGMTDSFINDGRQNSDTIARSYDSRNRLEPFTNLDGIYGDKNLYTTARDLLKLDKATYSNDFLSASIKKEIFRGYSYERKGKSNYGLGFRMREDKGKSSLFFHTGWWHGNTGCYASLRKDTICMIIISNHYTKKVFGINRLSTLFGNYPYEPLIDTKENFIKPNDAKSQMTEAIRKKKP
- a CDS encoding GldM family protein translates to MKLIISIVACFVCSMSFSQIVLSIPEYNVVYRGYDNKLKIGAGSETAFLDLESTQAQIYRTDSCFILKPTGSEKTITVIARNFKDKNVVGTWQFRVLNLPTPTIFWGMHPSGSAVVTLDKVNLRAGYDENSILENPGFEVVNYQVNSPLIEKPMSPINGGVVTQEVLDALTKAKSANKGKPVSFTVILQVKGKDGLIRKMTAEYTY